One window of Fusarium keratoplasticum isolate Fu6.1 chromosome 2, whole genome shotgun sequence genomic DNA carries:
- a CDS encoding Fmn-dependent dehydrogenase: MISSSQHVRSQKRPPYASHISKTYEDGIFKDKLPIVTTDPNLLEEQARQVMGNKPFGYIYGGAGEMSSVDENRLAFRRWRIVPRVLKPCAPRDLRVKLFGATYDSPLLMAPIGVQGTFHPSGEKGLSAACAELGIPYSLSTAATSSIEDVAAACGSHPRWYQLYWPKDDDITKSLLGRAKASGYSTLIVTLDTVSVAWRPQDLNIANLPFLEGVGNAVGFSDPVFRAKFADKNNGDSPEDVPVAASRYWISEVFSGEHHSWEDLALLRKHWDGPMVLKGVLSVEDARLALKHGMDGVIVSNHGGRQLDGSVSSLEMLPEIVGTVGSEMTVMFDSGIRTGSDMIKALALGAKGVFVGRPAIYGLGIAGKEGAKSVLAGLLADLDQSMGISGFASIDELQRTILRKA, from the exons ATGATCAGCTCCAGCCAGCACGTTCGCAGCCAAAAGCGCCCGCCTTACGCCTCTCATATATCAAAAACATATGAAGATGGCATcttcaaggacaagctccCCATTGTCACAACAGATCCCAACCTCCTGGAGGAACAGGCTCGACAGGTCATGGGGAACAAGCCCTTTGGCTACATCTATGGAGGCGCTGGCGAGATGTCTTCTGTAGATGAAAACCGTCTTGCCTTCCGCCGGTGGAGGATTGTTCCCCGCGTTCTTAAGCCCTGTGCTCCAAGAGACCTGAGAGTGAAGCTCTTCGGTGCTACTTATG ACTCTCCCCTCTTAATGGCTCCCATAGGCGTCCAGGGTACGTTTCACCCATCGGGCGAAAAAGGCCTTTCTGCCGCTTGTGCCGAGCTCGGGATCCCATATTCTCTCAGCACAGCCGCGACATCCAGCATCGAGGACGTCGCAGCAGCCTGCGGATCGCACCCGCGCTGGTACCAGCTCTACTGGCCaaaggacgacgacatcacGAAATCACTCTTGGGACGTGCCAAGGCTTCGGGCTACAGCACTCTAATCGTGACGCTGGACACGGTCAGTGTAGCTTGGCGCCCGCAAGACTTGAACATTGCCAACTTGCCGTTCCTGGAGGGAGTTGGCAACGCTGTTGGGTTCAGCGATCCTGTCTTCCGAGCCAAGTTTGCGGACAAAAACAATGGCGACTCGCCAGAGGACGTTCCTGTTGCTGCGTCCCGCTACTGGATCAGCGAGGTGTTTAGCGGCGAGCACCACAGCTGGGAGGACCTTGCCCTGCTGCGTAAGCACTGGGACGGGCCGATGGTGCTGAAAGGCGTTCTAAGCGTAGAGGACGCCAGGCTTGCGCTCAAGCACGGCATGGATGGCGTCATCGTGAGCAACCACGGTGGGAGGCAACTTGATGGATCTGTCAGCTCGCTTGAAATGCTGCCGGAGATTGTGGGCACCGTCGGCAGTGAGATGACCGTCATGTTTGATTCTGGGATCCGGACAGGCTCGGACATGATCAAGGCTCTCGCGTTGGGTGCCAAGGGCGTATTTGTCGGCCGTCCGGCTATTTACGGACTAGGCATTGCTGGAAAGGAGGGCGCAAAGTCGGTGCTCGCCGGTTTGCTAGCTGATCTTGATCAGTCGATGGGCATTTCGGGGTTTGCGAGCATCGATGAGCTACAAAGGACAATCCTGCGGAAAGCCTAG
- a CDS encoding Homeobox and C2H2 transcription factor (Homeobox and C2H2 transcription factor [Trichoderma gamsii]), producing the protein MMDISSFDDWVETFDIDSVTSHVHPCNAVDETFFASPSTDDTCARAEPRPSTSQQQPSGCMLGNIAGLEHFGIPEKDDLLERSARYHRPPDTTKVAEPEWKPPPKIGTRFSSGSTRILKSWLADHQHQPYPTVADIELMRTRTGLARHQIVTWFRNARRQRKTQPMRPPTPLPRQPQAEFISRTPEPREQTLPFQDMNPLQRWQNSPPEHEPVAAYAIARAMSGLLGLNSTDGVSHSPEDAAPVVAGSWQDDSSASSAATSQLSSSLGSAWSDDSGPPCGRFDRRKLNKRRRRRNPATQCEIDSLKPLNAVCYTFQCTFCTESFKTKHNWQRHENSMHLSLEQWGCSPQGPTFRNVDGNIACAFCGQLDPDHDHVMKHNYATCYKRCPEERVFYRKDHLQQHLKLVHEATFMECPMKQWRREMQDLRSRCGFCELVMDTWADRIDHLADHFKQGKSMADWKGDWGFDDHVLDMVENSIPPYLIYYERNSPWPFTTLQGPVETPVSAYELIKTELDYWMNHANRGRGLPSVQDLQYESCCIILGSEILSKQPGEPPTSWLRDLLMSSPEMVQKARIRPTKSSLKTRITQLKIHGKNDIFENCSAEARLRSFADTSRSEGVMIGHVELQLEASNIVASMESCSPKPSAIFSRFLDSLIFASTEWLLPFRNRANLGWEGSVSELASMIQVPELGSLTGDSVSTTLTFQDPIPCPVNDGAGPILAAYFQDDSNCYRRLTRELSGYVSSTLSPHNPTRHFPSDEELQHQARWIMFDNDDPWNQTPADNPNWLRDFKRTIGLIPAGSV; encoded by the exons ATGATGGACATCTCGAGTTTTGACGATTGGGTTGAGACCTTTGACATCGATTCCGTAACCAGCCATGTTCATCCTTGTAATGCGGTTGACGAGACATTCTTCGCGTCGCCAAGCACTGACGACACTTGTGCTCGGGCAGAGCCAAGGCCTTCTACCTCACAGCAACAGCCATCGGGTTGTATGTTGGGCAACATAGCTGGCCTCGAACACTTCGGCATCCCGGAAAAGGACGACCTTCTAGAACGATCAGCAAGGTATCATCGCCCACCAGATACCACCAAGGTTGCCGAGCCGGAATGGAAGCCACCTCCAAAAATCGGGACGCGGTTTTCCTCCGGGTCGACCAGGATTCTCAAGTCTTGGCTAGCAGACCACCAGCATCAGCCGTATCCTACAGTGGCAGATATTGAGCTCATGCGGACGCGGACAGGCCTCGCCAGGCATCAGATCGTCACTTGGTTCAGGAACGCCCGCAGACAGCGCAAAACCCAGCCCATGCGACCGCCGAcacctcttcctcgacaaCCACAAGCCGAGTTCATATCCCGTACGCCTGAGCCACGCGAGCAGACGCTACCCTTCCAAGACATGAACCCTCTCCAGCGTTGGCAGAACTCGCCTCCTGAGCATGAACCGGTTGCGGCTTATGCAATCGCCCGGGCCATGTCTGGACTACTAGGCCTGAACAGCACCGACGGCGTGTCCCATTCACCAGAAGACGCAGCTCCCGTAGTTGCGGGCTCATGGCAAGACGACTCGTCCGCAAGTAGCGCGGCTACTTCGCAGCTCAGCAGCTCGTTGGGCTCTGCCTGGTCCGACGATTCCGGGCCGCCATGTGGAAGATTTGATCGCCGGAAGCTCAACAAGCGAAGACGACGCCGGAATCCCGCGACGCAGTGCGAAATAGACAGCTTAAAGCCTCTGAATGCCGTCTGCTACACCTTCCAATGCACGTTCTGCACCGAATCATTCAAAACCAAGCACAACTGGCAACGCCACGAAAATTCCATGCACTTATCGCTGGAGCAGTGGGGTTGCTCGCCCCAGGGGCCTACCTTTCGGAACGTGGATGGCAACATCGCGTGTGCATTCTGTGGGCAGCTGGACCCTGACCATGACCATGTGATGAAGCATAACTACGCCACCTGCTATAAACGCTGTCCTGAAGAGCGAGTATTCTACCGGAAGGATCATCTTCAGCAGCACCTCAAGCTGGTTCACGAGGCCACGTTCATGGAGTGCCCGATGAAGCAGTGGAGACGCGAGATGCAGGATCTGCGGTCACGATGTGGTTTCTGCGAGCTCGTCATGGATACGTGGGCTGATCGGATCGACCATCTAGCTGACCATTTCAAGCAGGGAAAGTCAATGGCTGACTGGAAGGGTGACTGGGGCTTCGACGATCATGTGCTAGATATGGTAGAGAACTCTATACCTCCGT ATCTGATATACTACGAACGAAACTCTCCGTGGCCGTTTACGACTCTGCAAGGGCCTGTAGAGACTCCAGTCAGCGCGTATGAGCTGATTAAGACGGAGCTTGACTACTGGATGAATCATGCCAACCGGGGCAGAGGTTTGCCCTCAGTTCAGGACCTTCAGTACGAGAGTTGCTGCATTATCCTAGGCTCAGAGATACTTTCCAAGCAACCGGGAGAGCCACCGACATCGTGGCTTCGGGACCTTCTGATGTCATCGCCGGAGATGGTCCAAAAGGCACGCATCCGTCCTACAAAAAGCTCCTTGAAAACCCGTATCACACAGCTCAAGATCCATGGCAAAAACGACATTTTCGAAAACTGTAGCGCAGAAGCACGGCTTCGGAGTTTCGCTGACACATCGAGGTCTGAGGGTGTCATGATTGGGCATGTCGAGCTTCAACTGGAAGCGAGCAACATCGTCGCCTCGATGGAGTCATGCTCACCAAAGCCTTCAGCCATCTTTTCACGCTTCTTGGATAGTCTTATCTTTGCATCTACGGAGTGGCTGCTTCCTTTCCGCAATCGCGCGAATCTGGGATGGGAAGGGAGTGTGTCAGAGCTTGCGAGCATGATCCAAGTTCCTGAGCTCGGCTCGTTGACGGGGGATTCTGTCTCTACCACGCTGACGTTTCAAGATCCGATACCTTGCCCTGTGAATGATGGCGCTGGCCCAATCCTGGCTGCATACTTTCAAGACGACAGCAATTGCTACAGACGTCTCACTAGAGAACTTTCAGGGTACGTGTCGAGCACACTGTCTCCTCACAACCCAACTAGGCATTTTCCGTCAGACGAGGAGCTACAACACCAGGCGAGGTGGATCATGTTTGACAA CGACGATCCTTGGAACCAAACACCAGCTGACAATCCGAACTGGTTGCGAGATTTTAAACGAACCATTGGCCTGATACCCGCCGGCTCTGTATGA
- a CDS encoding Branched-chain-amino-acid aminotransferase — MNGINVTSPTVAKGSEIDVSKLTIQKTSSPGTLKAPEELVFGRNFTDHMLSIDWTQSEGWQAPQIIPYQNLSLDPATCVFHYAFECFEGMKAYKGNDGKLRLFRPDKNMARFNKSASRICLPTFQPPALIELIAKLVEMDQRFIPDERGYSLYLRPTMIGTQTTLGISPPASAKIFVIASPVGPYYPTGFKAISLEATNYAVRAWPGGVGDKKLGANYAPCVVPQAGAASRGHQQNLWLFGEEEFVTEVGTMNMFAAIQSKEGVKELITAPLDGTILEGVTRDSVLALARERLVPEGWTVSERKYTMSELDEAAREGRLIEAFGAGTAAIVSPIRSISWRGRKINCGLAEGEESGEVALRMKQWMEAIQYGDEQHEWSYILD; from the exons ATGAACGGCATCAATGTTACCTCGCCCACCGTGGCCAAAGGCTCTGAAATCGATGTTTCCAAGCTCACCATCCAAAAGACCAGTAGTCCTGGCACGCTCAAGGCTCCCGAGGAGCTAGTCTTTGGAAGAAACTTCACAG ACCACATGCTCTCGATCGATTGGACTCAATCAGAAGGCTGGCAAGCACCGCAGATCATTCCGTACCAAAACCTGTCCCTCGATCCGGCAACGTGCGTCTTCCACTACGCCTTTGAGTGCTTTGAGGGCATGAAGGCTTACAAGGGCAACGATGGCAAGCTGAGACTTTTCCGCCCCGATAAGAACATGGCCCGCTTCAACAAGTCAGCGAGCCGGATATGCCTACCTACATTCCAGCCGCCGGCTCTTATCGAGCTTATCGCCAAGTTGGTCGAGATGGACCAGCGATTCATCCCGGACGAGAGAGGATACTCGCTTTACCTCCGACCTACGATGATTGGCACGCAGACAACCCTCGGCATTAGCCCTCCGGCATCTGCCAAGATCTTTGTCATCGCCTCTCCCGTTGGGCCATACTACCCGACCGGATTCAAGGCTATCTCTCTCGAGGCCACCAACTACGCCGTCAGGGCTTGGCCAGGCGGCGTTGGCGATAAGAAGCTCGGTGCAAACTATGCGCCGTGCGTCGTGCCACAGGCGGGCGCTGCTAGCCGGGGCCACCAGCAGAACCTATGGCTCTTTGGCGAGGAAGAATTCGTGACCGAGGTTGGCACGATGAACATGTTTGCTGCAATCCAGTCCAAGGAAGGAGTGAAAGAACTCATCACGGCACCCCTCGATGGCACCATTCTGGAGGGTGTCACGCGTGACTCGGTTCTGGCTCTCGCCCGTGAGAGGCTTGTGCCAGAGGGATGGACTGTATCGGAGCGAAAGTATACGATGAGCGAGTTGGACGAGGCGGCGCGGGAGGGAAGGTTAATCGAGGCCTTTGGTGCGGGTACGGCTGCCATTGTAAGCCCTATCCGCAGTATTTCgtggagagggaggaagatAAACTGTGGCCTGGCAGAAGGTGAAGAGTCGGGAGAGGTTgccttgaggatgaagcAGTGGATGGAGGCGATTCAGTATGGGGATGAGCAACATGAGTGGAGTTATATTCTAGATTAA